A window of Companilactobacillus allii genomic DNA:
ACTCTCCTTTAAAAGAACAAAAGAGAACAAAAGTTCGTATAATAAAAAGTAGAAAAGCTGTTATATCAGCCTTTCTACTTTTTTGTTTTGCTTAGAAACCAAGAGAATGTAATAACGTTTTGCACGGAGTTTTGCACGTCGCCTATTTTTGAAATTATTTTGCACGTCTTTTTTTTAGAAAATAATTACGTGCAAAATATTAAGCCATTTTTTATCATTCTATTTATTATTATCTAATTAACTTTAATTCATGAATGATCACCAAATTCATGAATTATATCGTCCATAGATACAATTTTCTTGCCATCTTTAACCCAACGTTTATGTGATATATCAGCAATATGTTGATCATACTCATTCTCCAGTCGACCTATGGAGTAGTTCTTTAACAATTCAGATAGACTGATACCGTAGAAATCAGCCATATATTGTAGCCAGTTTTTTTCACTATCAGATGTAATTGCCATATTACCACCTCTTAATATAATACATTGTAATATGCAACTGAGACACAGGCAATAAAAAATAGTTTATGAAATATAAAATGCGATACATACCGTGGTTAATCTCATTAATATAGAATAATTAAAGGACAAATAAAGAATTTATATTTCATCATTATATTGCATTTGCAACATTATGGGCTTATACTCTAAAAAGTGTAATAAGAGGAGCAAATAAGCATGGAAGATGTATTAAGAACAATCGGAACAATAGCCCGCGCATTAGATTCGATTGCAAATATTGAATTTGTTGATATTGATTTAACACGTGGACAATATTTATATTTGGCACGTATTTGTGAGCAACCGGGGATTATACAAGAACAGTTGGCTAATCAATTGAATGTGGATAGAGCAACTGTGGCTCGATCAGTTCAAAAATTAGAAAAGAAAAATATTATTACTAGGCAAAATGATGCTAAAAATTTGAGAATTAAACATTTGTTGCCAACTGAAAAGGGAAGATCGGTCTATAAAACTGTCAAACGTGAAAATGATTATTCAACTAAAATTGCGGTTGACGGTATGACGGATTCTGAAATTCTGGAATTAAGTAAATTGTTAAATAAAATGAAAAAAAATATTAATCATAGTTGGAAATATGTTAAAGATGGAAATAAACGAGAATATTAAATAAGGGAGAATATAAGTATGAATACTGTAATAAAACGTGTAACGGTAAATGACGTTAGTGAATTATGTGAAATTAGTAGGGAAACTTTCAAGGATACATTTGGGGCTGATAATACTAGTGAAAATATGAAAGATTATCTTGATAATGCCTACTCAAAAAATCAATTAATATCAGAAATAAATACCTCGGGAACGACTTTTTGGTTCTTGATGTCTGATGATAAGGTTGTAGGATATCTTAAGCTCAATATTGATCAGGCACAGTCTGATTCGGTTGCACCTGGTTCTTTGGAAGTAGAAAGAATTTATATACTTAAAGAATACAAGCGACATGGATTTGGTTCTACACTGATTAAGTATGCTTTTGAAGTTGCGGCTAAATCGAATAGAAGCAAAATATGGTTAGGTGTTTGGGAGCACAATGAAGCAGCAAAAGGATTTTATAAAAAGATGGGTTTCAAACAGATACGTGATCATGTATTTCAATTGGGCAATGACAAACAACGTGATTTGATTTTGTTGAAGCAATTGGATAAATAGTTATTAAGTTTAGTATGTTGTTTTTTACGTGTGAAGTGGATATAGTTAATGAGTTAAAAGACATTTGGAGAGGCAGTACAAAATTATTTTTTGGAGAAAAAGAATGATAACATTAAAATCGAAGCGAGAGATTCAAGGGATGCAAGAGGCAGGGGATATCTTGGCTGGATTGTTCAATGAATTGGAATCATATATAAAGATCGGACAATCAACATTTGATATCGACAACTTTTCTTATAAATATATTGTTGGACACGGTGCCACACCGGGCGAATTGAACTTTGAAGGCTACAAGTATTCCACTTGTATAAGTGTAAATGACATGATTTGTCACGGTTGTCCAAGTAAGGATATCTTTGTTAAAGAGGGAGATTTAATCAAGGTTGATACGGTTATTGACTACAAGGGCTACTTAAGTGATGCTTGTCATGCTTTTGTTGTCGGTAAAGCTTCAGATGAGGTTTCACAATTGATGGATGTGACTTTGAAGTCACTTTATTTAGGAATTGATCAGGCTGTTGTTGGTAATCGCATTGGTGATATTGGCTTTGCCATTCAAGAGTATGCTGAGAATAAAGGTTACGGAGTTGTTCGTGATTATGTTGGACATGGAATTGGTCCTACGATGCATGAGGCACCGGATGTGCCACACTATGGCAGACCGGGTCACGGGACACGTTTAAGGTCAGGCATGACAATTACTATTGAACCTATGATCAACGTGGGTAGTTTTGATTGCAGTGAACCAGATGAAAATGACGGTTGGACTGTTCGCACGGTTGATGGCAGTTTAAGCTGTCAATATGAACATACTATTGTAATCACTGATGATGGTCCTAAAATTTTGACATCGTGTGATCATAAAATGGATGCAAAATATTTATTATAGTTATTAAAAATTCTGAATATCAAATTCAGAATTTTTTTGTAAAAAAATAAGCCCCAATGGGCTTATTAATATCCAGAATTGTCGTAATCGTAGTTGCCAGTATCATAGTCACCAGTAGTGTCAGATTCTTCATCATCATAACTATACTGATTGTTTGATGAGCCATCTTTATTTAAAAAGCCTCTATCCATACCACTTTCTGTCTGTTGCTCGCCGAAAGTCTCCATGTAATCAGGGGTGTTTTTAAGTGCATCATAAGTAGACATTCCGTGTTGTGTTTTGTACAAAACAGGTGAGACACCGTATTTATTTAAAAATCCTGTCAATGTATTTTCGTCATATGATATTCCAGAATTTGAAGTAGTGTTTTGTTGGTCAGTATTTGTACTAGTTTGTTGCTGTGAATTATTCTGGTTTTGTTGTGTTGTTTGTTGAGTAGTATTTTGTTCTTGATCATTAGTAGTCTGTGTATCTTGTTCTTTTTTAGTAGTATCTTTAACTGATTTTGTTTTGTCATCAGTTTTCTTTTTAGCTGTTTTTTTCTTAGAACTAGTAGTGGACTTCTTATTTTTCACGGAACTAGATGTACCATTTTTAGAACTATTAGTATTACTAGTATTGTTGGAACAAGAAGCAAGAGTCAAACTTGTAGCAAGTATTAGTCCCCAACTGATAAATTTATGCATAGTCATTGCCTCCTAAAAATAACTTATACTAGATGCAATATTAGATTTGTGATTTATGAAATCCAGCGTTTATTGCATCTTGTTCTGTATTAAAGTAGACAACGTTTTTTGTGCTTATTTTGAAGTTTTTTTGTCCATAAGTATGGTAAACTTTTGAATTTGAGTTTCCAACAACCTTATCAAGTACAGCAGAATCTACAGTTTGATTATTAGATTGTTGTGAAGAATTATTTGAACTTTTGGTATTAATATTTGATAGTGAACTTGCTTTGACCCATTCGTTTGTTGCAACACGATAATATGTTTCTCCATCTATTCCAGATAGTGACTTGCTATAAATCCATGAGGATCCATCTGAGAGTGCTCGGTTCTTAACACGTTTGAGTCTGTTATTATTTAATGAATAAAGTGTTGCAATTTCATTGGTAGTTACTACTCCTTTATCCTTACTGATATTACCAGTGGTGGTCGTGTCAGCGTTGACAATTGATGGTGTTGATCCCAGTAACATAATAGACAGTGCAACTAAACTTGAAAGCATTGTTTTTTTCATAATAAACCCCTCTATAATTTATTTGATTATATATATTAATATATCATTAATAATCGTGAATTAATTTACAAACGACTTGATATAGTATTAAAAATGCATAGCTGAACTTTTATATCAGGAAGGTTACAAATACACGACAATATGTTTTAAATAATGATTTATTTGTCTATAGGTGGTATGATATTTTTGCAGTACAGATAATGTATTGCAACCATTTTCTGTTCACTACAACTAATATGGAGATAAGGTCAAACCGCCTTATCTCTTTTTTTGTACAATTTATGAACTTATTTATTTCTATTCAGCATATTTCTTGTGTGATTTTTCGCAATTCTGTAATCTTAAATTAGGAACTATACATTATGAGTCGTAAAGGAGAGAAATCATGTTTGAAAAAATTATTGTAGCTATCGATGGTAGTCCAATTTCTTATAGGGCATTAGATGTCAGTATGGAGCTAGCACTCAAATTTGATTCCTCAATTGAGCTAGTTTCAATTGTGAATACTAATAATATTCCTGTTAGTGTTGGTGTCTCATATATGCCAATGGTCAATGATTTGGAAGCTCAAACAAAGAAACACTTAAAAGTCGCTGAGCAGCAGTTAAAAAATCAAGAGATAGAGTACAATGTCATTTGTGAAAAGGGAGATCCACGAGTATTTATATCGACTGAAGTACCTAAAAACACTAAGGCAGACTTGATTGTTTTAGGTAAGAAAGGTAAGCACGCACTTGAAACATTCTTTATCGGATCGGTTGCTAGATACGTTTCTGAAAAAGCAGAGATACCCGTTTTATTAGTTGATTAATATAAAAAGGGATTTGTCGTTTAATTGACAAATCCCTTTTGCATATTTATTTGATAGTATTCATTACCGGCACAATTTAACATTTCATTCCAATTGTCAAAGTTTGTCGTCTCTTTAACGATCATGTCAAAGTGGCCTTGATCAATTTCTTGTAAAGTAGTGATGTCAGTTATACCGACATATTCCATGAAATTTTCGATACAAAAGTACATTGTATTGTGTTCCATAAAATCATTAGAAAAGTAATGTATAAATGGAATGGACTTAAGATTTTCTCGGATAGTACATTCTTTAGAAATTTTGTCTAAAATAATTTCCCCAGTTTGCATGAAGATTCCCCCTATAGGAATGATTTGTGAACTATCTTTAATTTTTTAGATTCTTAGTAAGAATATTTCTATTCACCTTCACCAAGTAACTTTGCGACTTCATTTTCATTATGTGCTAACCAACCACATGCCGCTGCAGCAATGGCACCAACTAAGTCATCTAAGAAAACATTGATTTTCCCAGTTGATTTGTCATTTAATTTCGATAATATACCGTGCTTTAGTTTATCGACGTAACCGTAGTTTGTAACAGATACGGATCCATATAAACTAGCCAACGTTATAGCCATATTTTCGTCAATACCATAAGTTGATTCATCAGTTTTCATGATTCGTTGCATTGGTGAGGATAATAGGCCTTTTTCTGCCAATACATCAAGCTCAATACCAGTCATTATGGCATTTTGGGCTTCACGTTTATGCAATACTTTTTTAATGGCATGAATGGATATTCCTTGATCAAGACCAGGGACGTAGTCCTTTTCAAGAAAAATAACAATTTCAGCGATGTCTGGCAAAGTCACACCTCGCTCATTTAGATTCCTGATGATGTGTTCGTAATATTCTTTATCTTGTTCAGCAAATGAAGCCATAATATTCCTCCTAATTACTTTTCGGATATCCATTCAGATTTGAATTCGTTTAAAAATTCATACATGAACTGTTGACGATGCAGCGCAATCTTCTTTGCAGTTGTCGTATTCATCATACTTGTTAATTTTAACAGTTTTTCGTAAAAATGATTGATTATAGTTTCATTATCAAGATTACGATATTGTGCCTTATTCATTTTTTCACGTGGTTTAATAGTTGGATCATAGATGGTCTCAGAATTTACTCCACCATAATAGATTGCTCTTGTAATTCCAATCGCTCCAATTGCATCCAATCTGTCTGAATCTTGAACGACTTGTCCAGCAAGAGAAAGCTTCGGTGGATTCTTGCTCAATGATTTACTGAAGGAAAGATTATGAGTAATGTACATTATTTCTTCGATTTGTTCTGCATTGAGTTTGATACCATGTAGAAATTCTCTGATTTCTGATTCTAGTTTCGGTGGGTCAGAGACCAATTTATCATCGGCAACATCATGTAGATATGCGGCACCAATGGTTATTATTTTGTCAGTCTTTTCTTCTTTTTGTAATTTAGTTGCCATTTTTACAACACGTTTTATATGATCAAAGTTATGACCAGTGTGATCGGTCACCATTTTCTTATATGAAAAATTACGAATTTCTTCGATTTGTTGTTCAGCATCCATGATTTAAACCCCTATAAGTTTGATATATATATTCTAACAGAGAATTTTGTTCACTCTATATTTAAATAACACATTGTATTAAAATGTAATTAATATAGGAGGGTACAATAATGAATTACATAAACAAAGAGATTCCTGATTTTGATGTAAAAGCTTATCATAATGGTGAATTAATAAGTTATAATAAGAAGAATCTACTCGGTAAGTGGTCAATTCTCTTCTTCTACCCAGCAGATTTTTCGTTTGTATGTCCGACTGAATTACAGGATCTACAAAAAAACTACGCTGATTTTAAGCAAAATAATGCTGAAATTTATTCAGTATCTGTTGATAGTGAATTCTCACATATGGCTTGGGCTGAAAATACTGAAGGTATTGGTAAAATCGAATATCCAATGTTATCTGATCAAAAGCACCAGTTAGCTGATTTCTTTGATCTGTTAGATTCACAGAGTGGTCAAACATATCGTGGTGTGTTCATTATCGATCCTAAGGGCGTAATTAAGTCTTATACGGTTAATGCTATGGGCATTGGTAGAAATGCCAAAGAAATCTTAAGAACGCTAGAAGCAGCACAATTTGTAGAAGAGAACGGTGATAATGTTTGTCCTGCAAATTGGCATCCCGGTGAGAAGACAATTGTTCCAAGTAGTGACTTAGTAGGTAAAATTTAGAAATTTAATATTTTGATTTGAAGTTCCCTACGGGGAACTTTTTTAGTATTCTATATATGGTATGTACCAGATATACAAAATACTACATGTAGTACCAATTATTAGAAAAATTAATTTAATAGTCAAATCGTTATAAGACTGGGCTATATTACAATTGTGCTATTATTCACGAAAATTAATTTAGGCAAAGGTCTTTCAGAATGCTATAACTTGGTGGTATGATTTTACCTGTTGTTCAAATATGTGGGGAACAAATGAGTTCCATAAGAGTGAGGAGAAGGATTAAATGACAAGTATTTTTAGCCCAAAGTGGTATGTCGAACAAATGAAGGGTTGGAGTTTTAAAAGTTACATGCTTTTAATGTTTGGTTTGGGTGCCATAACAGCTTCAACACTATCACACAGTATGTCAGGTATTGCCGTTGCAACATGGTTTGCCGGTGTTTTAGGATTTACATGTACAGTTGCAATTACTAATGCAAAACCATTGAATGGTGTTTTAGGTTTGATTTCAGCACTTATATATATATTCGTAGCAATTAACGCTAAGAACTTCGCTGATGTTATTTTACAAACAAGTTATATTATTCTTTTGGATATTCCAGTATTAATTAGTCCACAATGGGCAAAAGATGCCGAGAAACATATCCATGGTCTTACAGGTACAAAATGGTTACTTACAGCCTTATTCTTCTTTGCATCATGGGGTCTTTTATATTTGATGGATACAAATCTTTTCATCAGTCCTAGACCAGTTATTGATTCAGTTGCTAGTGCTATTGGTTTTACGGGGGCATTGTTATGTACATTGCGTTTCCGTGAACAGTATTATTTCTGGACAGTTCAAGGTGTTATGTCAATTATCCTTTGGGGTGTTACAGCAGCTCAAGGAGATGCTAGTCCTGTTTTATTCTTGACTTACATTATGTACTTCATGAATGATATGATTGCATTCTTCGATTCACATATTCACTGGTTCCATAAAGTTGATTCTGCTTCAACTGCTGATGTTGAAGATGTGAAGCAACAGATGAACTAAATAATTAATCAAAAGTTGAGTGTAAAAACTCGACTTTTTTTTTGGACAAAATTAATATATTCTTTACAAGAAGATTAAATACAAAGTGGGTTAGTTCATATGTTTGGGAAAAAAATATTAAAGATTACCTTAATAAGTTTGGTAGGAGTATTTGTAGTCGCTGATTTAGCTGGTGGAGCGTATCTATTTAACTATGCCTTTAAGAAAGGCAACTACGCTAGTACATTGGCGACAGGGCCACTGAAGGGAAATAATAAGTGGTTCAATGATCAAGACCAAAAGATTTGGACAGAAAAATCCAAAGATGGTTTGACTTTAAAGGCTAGATATTTACCAGCTGAACAACAGACTAATAAAACAGTGATCGTTGTTCATGGATATGGTAGTGCCAGCAAGTATATGGGTTCTTTCGTTAAAATATTCCATGATGCAGGGTACAATGTCTTGGCTCCTGATAATAGATCCTTTGGTCTTAGTGGCGGTGAGTATGCAGGTTACGGCTGGAAAGATCGAAGCGACATGTTGGGATGGATAAGTCGTGTTAATAAGAAGAATGGTTCAGGTTCACAGATTGGGTTATATGGTATCAGTATGGGTGCTGCTACTGTAATGTATACGTTGGGAAAACAACCACAAAATGTAAAATGGGCTATTGAGGATTGTGGCTATTCAACGATTTCTGGTGAATTGAATTATCAATTAAAGGAAATGTTCCATTTACCAAGCTTCCCATTAGTTCCAACAGCAGCTATTTATTCTAAGATATTTGCTGGATATAACTTCTATGAAGCAAATACTAAGGACACACTAAAAAGGAGTCATGTTCCACTATTTTTGATCCATGGATCAAAGGATACTTTTGTACCAGTTAGCAATGTTTATGAAAACTATAAAAATGCTAATGATCCAAAGAAACTATGGGTAGTAAAGGGTGCAGAACATGGCCAATCCTATAATAAAGATAAAGCGGAATATATTAAAAAAGTGACATCTTATGCGAACCATTATTTTAAATAAAAAATTAAAAGGACTCTTAATATGCCAGAAAATATTGATCAAGAAATACTCGATAATCAAGCCAATTGGGACGATTGAGCTAAAGTACACATTAATTCCAAATTTTATGATGTTGATAGTTTGATCAAGGATAAAACTCAAATTACGACAACAGTACAACATGACTATGCAGTTTTGAAACCATTCTTACCCAATCATAACGTTAGTGGCTTGAGCTTGTTACATCTTCAATGTCATATTGGGACAGATACGTTATCTTGGAAACGATTAGGAACTAAGAAAACTTTTGGATTAGACTTCTCTGAAAAGTCTTTGGCATATGCTCAACAAATTGCTAAACGATCACAGACAGATATTACTTATGTAAAAGGGGATGCACGTTTTGCATCTAGTAAAATTTCGGACAAGTTTGATGTTGTTGTTACAAGTATGGGCACGATTACTTGGTTGCCGGATTTATTGGATTGGGCAAAGTCAATTTATGAATTATTACAAGTTGGGGGGCACTTTCTGATTAGAGACGATCATCCAATGCTTGGTGCGCTAAATTTTGAGTCAATGACTATAACAGCCGATTATTTCAATACAAAAGTTGACACTTATCAGAGTGATCAATCCTATACAGATAACCCTGGAACAAAAATCACGCATATGACCAATCATAACTGGAATCATGACTTTCAAGAGATTGTTGGTTCACTAATAGAAGCTGGACTACAGATTGAATTCCTAGGTGAATATGATGTAACTGAGTGGCCAGCATTATCTAATT
This region includes:
- the map gene encoding type I methionyl aminopeptidase — protein: MITLKSKREIQGMQEAGDILAGLFNELESYIKIGQSTFDIDNFSYKYIVGHGATPGELNFEGYKYSTCISVNDMICHGCPSKDIFVKEGDLIKVDTVIDYKGYLSDACHAFVVGKASDEVSQLMDVTLKSLYLGIDQAVVGNRIGDIGFAIQEYAENKGYGVVRDYVGHGIGPTMHEAPDVPHYGRPGHGTRLRSGMTITIEPMINVGSFDCSEPDENDGWTVRTVDGSLSCQYEHTIVITDDGPKILTSCDHKMDAKYLL
- the pnuC gene encoding nicotinamide riboside transporter PnuC, with amino-acid sequence MTSIFSPKWYVEQMKGWSFKSYMLLMFGLGAITASTLSHSMSGIAVATWFAGVLGFTCTVAITNAKPLNGVLGLISALIYIFVAINAKNFADVILQTSYIILLDIPVLISPQWAKDAEKHIHGLTGTKWLLTALFFFASWGLLYLMDTNLFISPRPVIDSVASAIGFTGALLCTLRFREQYYFWTVQGVMSIILWGVTAAQGDASPVLFLTYIMYFMNDMIAFFDSHIHWFHKVDSASTADVEDVKQQMN
- a CDS encoding HD domain-containing protein, whose amino-acid sequence is MDAEQQIEEIRNFSYKKMVTDHTGHNFDHIKRVVKMATKLQKEEKTDKIITIGAAYLHDVADDKLVSDPPKLESEIREFLHGIKLNAEQIEEIMYITHNLSFSKSLSKNPPKLSLAGQVVQDSDRLDAIGAIGITRAIYYGGVNSETIYDPTIKPREKMNKAQYRNLDNETIINHFYEKLLKLTSMMNTTTAKKIALHRQQFMYEFLNEFKSEWISEK
- a CDS encoding MarR family winged helix-turn-helix transcriptional regulator, which codes for MEDVLRTIGTIARALDSIANIEFVDIDLTRGQYLYLARICEQPGIIQEQLANQLNVDRATVARSVQKLEKKNIITRQNDAKNLRIKHLLPTEKGRSVYKTVKRENDYSTKIAVDGMTDSEILELSKLLNKMKKNINHSWKYVKDGNKREY
- a CDS encoding universal stress protein; the encoded protein is MFEKIIVAIDGSPISYRALDVSMELALKFDSSIELVSIVNTNNIPVSVGVSYMPMVNDLEAQTKKHLKVAEQQLKNQEIEYNVICEKGDPRVFISTEVPKNTKADLIVLGKKGKHALETFFIGSVARYVSEKAEIPVLLVD
- a CDS encoding phosphatidylglycerophosphatase A; the encoded protein is MASFAEQDKEYYEHIIRNLNERGVTLPDIAEIVIFLEKDYVPGLDQGISIHAIKKVLHKREAQNAIMTGIELDVLAEKGLLSSPMQRIMKTDESTYGIDENMAITLASLYGSVSVTNYGYVDKLKHGILSKLNDKSTGKINVFLDDLVGAIAAAACGWLAHNENEVAKLLGEGE
- a CDS encoding SLAP domain-containing protein, giving the protein MKKTMLSSLVALSIMLLGSTPSIVNADTTTTGNISKDKGVVTTNEIATLYSLNNNRLKRVKNRALSDGSSWIYSKSLSGIDGETYYRVATNEWVKASSLSNINTKSSNNSSQQSNNQTVDSAVLDKVVGNSNSKVYHTYGQKNFKISTKNVVYFNTEQDAINAGFHKSQI
- a CDS encoding GNAT family N-acetyltransferase, with the protein product MNTVIKRVTVNDVSELCEISRETFKDTFGADNTSENMKDYLDNAYSKNQLISEINTSGTTFWFLMSDDKVVGYLKLNIDQAQSDSVAPGSLEVERIYILKEYKRHGFGSTLIKYAFEVAAKSNRSKIWLGVWEHNEAAKGFYKKMGFKQIRDHVFQLGNDKQRDLILLKQLDK
- a CDS encoding peroxiredoxin → MNYINKEIPDFDVKAYHNGELISYNKKNLLGKWSILFFYPADFSFVCPTELQDLQKNYADFKQNNAEIYSVSVDSEFSHMAWAENTEGIGKIEYPMLSDQKHQLADFFDLLDSQSGQTYRGVFIIDPKGVIKSYTVNAMGIGRNAKEILRTLEAAQFVEENGDNVCPANWHPGEKTIVPSSDLVGKI
- a CDS encoding alpha/beta hydrolase; translation: MFGKKILKITLISLVGVFVVADLAGGAYLFNYAFKKGNYASTLATGPLKGNNKWFNDQDQKIWTEKSKDGLTLKARYLPAEQQTNKTVIVVHGYGSASKYMGSFVKIFHDAGYNVLAPDNRSFGLSGGEYAGYGWKDRSDMLGWISRVNKKNGSGSQIGLYGISMGAATVMYTLGKQPQNVKWAIEDCGYSTISGELNYQLKEMFHLPSFPLVPTAAIYSKIFAGYNFYEANTKDTLKRSHVPLFLIHGSKDTFVPVSNVYENYKNANDPKKLWVVKGAEHGQSYNKDKAEYIKKVTSYANHYFK
- the relB gene encoding type II toxin-antitoxin system RelB family antitoxin, which codes for MAITSDSEKNWLQYMADFYGISLSELLKNYSIGRLENEYDQHIADISHKRWVKDGKKIVSMDDIIHEFGDHS